One window of the Shewanella khirikhana genome contains the following:
- a CDS encoding paraquat-inducible protein A translates to MSVGHETTGKQIGLCQCRVCRETNPIRAPKCRRCGADNSARDYTSVQKSWALLITAAILLIPANVYPITTLVNQGRVTHDTIFSGIKHLVHSDMLPIAIIVFTASILVPWLKIVGLATYLTAISFDLPVSKRKLMAGFHIIEWIGRWSMLDLFVISLTVALVNMGQLLDAKPAPAATAFALVILLTQLAAKVLDTRLLWDRLEVKNDKH, encoded by the coding sequence ATGAGCGTAGGCCACGAGACCACCGGCAAGCAAATCGGCCTGTGTCAGTGCCGGGTTTGCCGTGAAACCAACCCCATCCGTGCCCCCAAGTGCCGCCGCTGCGGCGCCGACAACAGCGCCAGGGACTACACCAGCGTACAAAAAAGTTGGGCGCTGCTGATCACGGCCGCCATTTTGCTTATTCCGGCCAATGTCTACCCCATCACCACCCTGGTGAACCAAGGCCGGGTAACCCACGATACGATTTTCAGTGGCATCAAGCATCTGGTGCACTCCGACATGCTGCCCATCGCCATTATCGTGTTTACCGCCAGTATTCTGGTGCCCTGGCTTAAGATTGTCGGCCTGGCAACCTATCTCACCGCCATTAGCTTTGACTTGCCGGTTTCCAAACGCAAACTGATGGCAGGGTTTCATATTATTGAGTGGATTGGACGCTGGTCCATGCTCGACCTTTTTGTGATTTCATTGACGGTGGCACTGGTGAATATGGGGCAATTGCTGGATGCCAAGCCCGCCCCCGCCGCCACCGCATTTGCCCTGGTTATCTTGCTGACCCAGCTTGCCGCCAAGGTATTGGACACTCGTTTACTCTGGGATCGACTGGAAGTTAAAAATGACAAACATTGA
- a CDS encoding paraquat-inducible protein A: MHHDDIDNSVILCRACDLAVRRRALPSGVRALCPRCHTALYDTPYCSVNGMLALCLSALALFVPANLFPVLELHFLGSVRTATVMEGAMAVMDLGYWVVGVAVLVAAVIGPGLLLLSILGQILLVKSGLQRPWQKRAYAWLLRRHGLFSQLTMLEIYVISFLVSAFQLSDFSDIYFGVGTFCFTMLFLVTLFLQREYNIEHMWSHLK; this comes from the coding sequence ATGCATCATGACGATATCGACAATTCGGTGATCCTCTGCCGCGCCTGCGACCTGGCGGTCCGGCGCCGTGCCCTGCCAAGCGGGGTGCGGGCCCTGTGCCCCCGTTGCCATACGGCCCTGTACGACACGCCATACTGTTCAGTGAATGGCATGCTTGCCCTGTGCCTTTCCGCCCTCGCCCTGTTTGTGCCCGCCAATTTGTTCCCTGTGCTCGAACTGCACTTTTTAGGCTCGGTCCGAACTGCCACGGTAATGGAAGGCGCGATGGCCGTGATGGATTTAGGCTATTGGGTGGTTGGTGTCGCTGTCCTGGTCGCAGCCGTGATTGGTCCCGGGTTGCTGCTGCTGTCGATTTTAGGCCAAATTTTGCTGGTGAAATCCGGCTTGCAACGCCCCTGGCAAAAACGTGCCTACGCCTGGCTTTTACGGCGCCATGGGCTTTTCAGCCAGCTGACCATGCTGGAAATCTACGTTATCAGTTTCTTAGTCTCGGCGTTTCAATTATCTGATTTTTCTGACATTTACTTTGGCGTAGGCACCTTCTGCTTTACCATGCTGTTTCTGGTCACTCTGTTTTTACAGCGGGAGTACAACATTGAGCACATGTGGAGCCATTTAAAATGA
- a CDS encoding YebG family protein: MAVITQYVVVRDGVEKMTFTSKKEADAYDKMLDIADSLIPFISNADCGLDEATTEKLAFYFATNKDDLSSLLKGAAPVKPAVQPKKAAKKADAE; this comes from the coding sequence ATGGCGGTAATCACACAGTATGTGGTGGTCAGAGATGGGGTTGAAAAGATGACATTTACATCGAAAAAGGAGGCTGATGCCTACGACAAGATGCTGGATATCGCTGACAGCCTTATTCCTTTCATCAGTAATGCGGACTGCGGTCTGGATGAAGCGACTACCGAAAAACTGGCATTCTATTTTGCGACCAACAAAGATGATTTATCATCGCTGCTCAAGGGCGCTGCGCCGGTAAAGCCAGCAGTCCAACCCAAAAAAGCTGCTAAAAAGGCAGACGCAGAATAA
- a CDS encoding GAF domain-containing protein, with translation MKHAFYDTLNRQAEALLAGEDDMVAAMANFSALLNEHLDSLNWVGFYVRREQVLVLGPFQGKVACTRIPWGKGVCGTAAATDTTQRIADVHQFDGHIACDSASNSEIVVPVRRNGEVIAVLDIDSPSFNRFDEADQTGLEALVRTFEKALFGQ, from the coding sequence ATGAAACACGCGTTTTACGACACTTTAAACCGCCAGGCAGAGGCGTTGCTGGCAGGGGAAGACGACATGGTCGCTGCCATGGCCAACTTCTCGGCACTTTTAAATGAACATCTGGACAGTCTGAACTGGGTGGGCTTTTATGTGCGCCGGGAACAGGTTCTGGTGCTTGGCCCGTTCCAGGGCAAGGTTGCCTGCACCCGGATCCCCTGGGGTAAAGGCGTATGCGGCACCGCCGCAGCCACCGATACCACCCAGCGCATTGCCGATGTGCATCAGTTTGACGGCCACATTGCCTGTGACTCGGCGTCCAACTCCGAAATCGTGGTACCTGTGCGCCGTAATGGCGAGGTGATTGCCGTGCTGGATATCGACAGTCCAAGCTTTAATCGCTTCGATGAAGCCGATCAAACAGGCCTGGAAGCGCTGGTTCGTACCTTCGAAAAGGCCTTGTTCGGTCAATAA
- the proQ gene encoding RNA chaperone ProQ: protein MESTEKLTDTNAILAYLYETFPLCFVAEGEAKPLKIGLFQDLAERLADDSKVSKTQLRVALRRYTSSWRYLKCIKAGAVRVDLDGNPCGELEQEHIDHAQATLKESQDKAKAKRAERSKAEGETADKAPRKPKRKPDAQPRRAAKPAAKDKPGRGAPKAQPVAVNLVPAKLEELKVSQRVNVKLGQSPVAGSIVDINKGDVHVQLDSGLTVKVSADYILL, encoded by the coding sequence ATGGAATCAACAGAAAAGTTGACCGACACCAACGCGATTCTCGCGTATTTATATGAAACCTTTCCTTTGTGCTTCGTGGCCGAGGGGGAAGCCAAGCCACTGAAGATCGGATTGTTTCAAGATTTGGCTGAAAGGTTGGCTGATGATTCTAAGGTCAGTAAGACTCAGCTGCGAGTGGCCCTGCGTCGCTACACCAGCAGCTGGCGTTACCTGAAGTGCATCAAGGCCGGTGCGGTTCGCGTCGATTTGGACGGCAACCCCTGTGGTGAGCTTGAGCAGGAACATATTGACCACGCACAGGCTACACTGAAAGAAAGTCAGGATAAGGCCAAAGCCAAGCGCGCCGAGCGCAGCAAGGCAGAAGGTGAGACCGCCGACAAGGCACCGCGCAAACCCAAGCGCAAGCCAGACGCTCAGCCACGTCGTGCTGCCAAGCCTGCTGCGAAAGACAAGCCAGGCCGCGGTGCACCCAAGGCGCAACCAGTTGCTGTGAACCTGGTTCCAGCCAAGCTGGAAGAACTTAAAGTGTCACAACGTGTAAATGTAAAACTCGGCCAATCCCCAGTAGCCGGGTCTATCGTGGATATCAACAAAGGAGATGTTCACGTACAGCTGGATTCCGGCTTGACAGTTAAAGTCAGCGCCGATTATATACTGCTGTAA
- the prc gene encoding carboxy terminal-processing peptidase: MRKLSLAVSVAGILMGSSAWALAPAIQIDELPSLVQEPQHKVASKRVADLFTRSHYHRFSLDDGFSEQIFDRFLKQLDYRRNVLTQADVADFEKYRHQFDDMLKSGDLTAAYAMFDLAQKRRYEGFAYALSLLDKEMDFSVPGDKYAYDREDAPWAKDEAEVHELWRQRVKYDALNLKLTGKTWPEIVEVLQKRYNNAIKRLGQTQSEDVFQSVMNAFSRSIEPHTSYLSPRNAERFQMEMNLSLEGIGAVLQMDDDYTVIKSMVAGGPAASSEKLSPEDRIIGVGQEGGAVVDVIGWRLDDVVDLIKGPKGSKVTLQILPKKGGSNAKPMEVTLVRDKIRLEDRAATSKVVEPTEGQYANRKVGVIQIPGFYMNLSQDVAKELQTLKEAKVEGVIIDLRGNGGGALTEAVLLTGLFIDMGPVVQVRDANGKVSQHRDNDGKVTYSGPLTVMVDRYSASASEIFAAALQDYQRALIVGESTFGKGTVQQHKGLARIYDLYEKPVGHVQYTIQKFYRINGGSTQLKGVTPDIPFPSALEPGEYGEAEEDNALPWDKVPVAQYNTVAEISSPLVAELDARHQQRIKKDVEFGYIYQDIEEYKQHHKEKSVSLVESERVAEREADDKKQLDRTNDRRLRAGLDKVASLDDIDKELDAPDPFLDETAYITLDLVDAGKLAKNQR; this comes from the coding sequence ATGCGAAAACTTTCTCTGGCGGTATCCGTTGCCGGGATCCTGATGGGGTCCTCTGCGTGGGCGTTAGCCCCTGCCATTCAAATCGATGAGCTGCCTTCCTTGGTGCAGGAGCCACAACATAAAGTGGCCTCCAAGCGGGTAGCGGATCTCTTTACCCGCTCGCACTATCACAGATTCAGTCTGGATGATGGCTTCTCTGAGCAAATTTTCGATCGCTTCTTAAAGCAACTCGACTATCGCCGCAATGTGCTGACCCAAGCCGATGTGGCTGATTTCGAGAAATATCGTCATCAGTTCGATGACATGCTGAAGTCTGGCGATCTGACGGCGGCCTACGCCATGTTCGATTTGGCGCAGAAACGTCGCTACGAAGGTTTTGCTTACGCTTTGTCTTTGCTCGACAAAGAGATGGACTTCAGCGTACCCGGCGATAAATACGCCTACGATCGCGAAGACGCGCCCTGGGCAAAAGATGAAGCCGAAGTGCATGAGCTGTGGCGTCAGCGGGTTAAATATGATGCGCTGAACCTGAAACTCACCGGCAAAACCTGGCCCGAAATCGTTGAAGTACTGCAAAAGCGCTACAACAACGCCATCAAACGCCTTGGTCAAACCCAGAGTGAAGACGTCTTTCAAAGCGTAATGAATGCGTTTTCCCGCAGCATCGAGCCGCACACCAGCTACCTGTCTCCACGCAACGCCGAGCGTTTTCAAATGGAAATGAACCTAAGCCTCGAAGGCATTGGTGCTGTGCTGCAGATGGACGATGACTATACCGTTATCAAAAGCATGGTGGCCGGTGGCCCGGCTGCCAGCAGCGAAAAACTGTCTCCTGAAGATCGCATCATTGGTGTAGGTCAGGAAGGCGGCGCCGTGGTGGACGTTATCGGTTGGCGCCTTGATGATGTAGTCGACCTTATCAAAGGTCCCAAAGGCAGCAAGGTCACACTGCAAATTCTGCCCAAGAAGGGTGGCTCCAACGCCAAGCCGATGGAAGTGACTCTGGTGCGTGACAAGATCCGCCTGGAAGACCGCGCCGCGACCTCGAAAGTTGTTGAGCCAACCGAAGGCCAGTACGCCAATCGCAAAGTCGGCGTGATCCAAATCCCCGGTTTCTACATGAACCTGTCCCAGGACGTGGCCAAAGAGCTGCAAACCCTGAAAGAGGCCAAGGTAGAAGGGGTGATAATCGACCTGCGTGGCAATGGCGGTGGCGCCCTGACCGAAGCTGTGTTGCTCACGGGTCTCTTTATCGACATGGGCCCTGTGGTGCAGGTTCGCGATGCCAATGGCAAAGTATCCCAGCACAGAGACAACGACGGCAAAGTGACCTACTCAGGTCCACTGACCGTGATGGTCGACCGCTACAGTGCATCAGCGTCTGAAATTTTCGCCGCCGCATTGCAGGATTATCAGCGAGCGCTGATTGTTGGTGAATCCACTTTCGGTAAAGGCACTGTGCAGCAGCACAAGGGGCTGGCCCGCATATACGATCTGTATGAAAAGCCGGTTGGCCATGTGCAGTACACCATTCAGAAGTTCTACCGCATCAATGGCGGCAGTACTCAGCTTAAAGGTGTGACCCCGGATATTCCATTCCCAAGCGCGCTTGAGCCGGGTGAATATGGCGAGGCGGAAGAAGATAACGCACTGCCTTGGGATAAGGTGCCTGTCGCCCAGTACAACACAGTTGCTGAAATTTCATCGCCTCTGGTGGCCGAGCTGGATGCAAGGCATCAGCAGCGCATCAAGAAAGATGTGGAATTCGGGTATATCTATCAGGATATCGAAGAGTACAAGCAGCATCACAAAGAGAAGTCAGTTTCTTTGGTTGAAAGCGAGCGGGTTGCCGAGCGCGAAGCCGACGACAAGAAACAACTGGATCGCACCAACGACCGCAGACTGCGTGCCGGTTTGGACAAGGTCGCCAGCCTCGATGATATCGATAAAGAGCTGGATGCACCGGATCCCTTCTTAGACGAAACAGCCTATATTACGCTGGATCTGGTCGACGCCGGTAAGCTGGCCAAAAACCAGCGCTGA
- the pepN gene encoding aminopeptidase N, with product MSELQAKHLKDYLAPAFTIDELQLNVSLAPSTTRVVATSQVRRCREGEPLLLDGEGFKLVSVKVNGQDAQFDVLPGQLKLDSVPDSFTLEIETQLDPVGNTSLEGLYMSDGAYCTQCEAEGFRRITYFLDRPDVLAKYRVRIDAPKAGFPYLLSNGNKVEAGELDGDRHYVVWEDPFPKPSYLFALVAGDFDLLQDSFVTQSGRNVALEVFVDKGNLHKAHHAMASLKKSMAWDESRFGLEYDLDIYMIVAVDFFNMGAMENKGLNIFNTKYVLADTESATDDDFHGIESVVGHEYFHNWTGNRVTCRDWFQLSLKEGLTVFRDQEFSSDVGSRAVNRIQAIKVIKNQQFAEDSGPMAHPIRPQSVIEMNNFYTVTVYNKGAEVIRMMHTLLGEAGFQAGMKRYFERHDGQAVTCDDFVAAMEDASGVDLSQFRLWYNQAGTPTLKVSDSFDAASGEYRLVVLQQLPPQAGDDAKPMHIPFDVELLGDDGTSIVNKVLDVKAAHNEFVFEGLSARPVPSLLQNFSAPVKLEYDFTTAQLISLMRYASAEVARWEASVSLISRAIWDNVNALLDGGDMALDTRVADAFRAVLLDAELDTELAAEILNIPSINALIEQVNSVNFDALVAARTFVLEELSANLEDELLVRYRELQKLDSAPARALKNACLALLARGGLCPEEMVESQFNDSNNMTDSLAALGAAMAGELDCLDSLLARFEQRWVDTPLVMDKWFMLQASRQDDAVLGRIDALVNHKAFSLNNPNRVRSLIGCFAANNPVQFHREDGEGYLLLTRYLKQLNGVNPQVAARIITPLIQFGKFDEGRKQKMKACLNELLAMPELSRDLFEKVSRALAH from the coding sequence ATGTCAGAACTTCAGGCAAAGCATTTAAAAGACTACCTTGCTCCGGCATTCACTATTGACGAGTTGCAGCTGAATGTTTCCCTTGCGCCTTCCACTACCCGTGTCGTTGCCACCAGTCAGGTCAGACGTTGCCGGGAAGGGGAGCCGCTGCTGCTCGATGGCGAAGGCTTTAAGCTGGTATCGGTGAAAGTAAACGGCCAGGATGCACAGTTTGATGTGCTGCCAGGCCAGCTTAAGCTCGATTCGGTGCCCGATAGCTTTACGTTGGAAATTGAAACCCAGCTCGATCCGGTTGGCAACACCAGCCTTGAAGGTCTGTACATGTCCGACGGCGCTTACTGTACCCAGTGTGAGGCCGAAGGCTTTCGCCGTATTACCTATTTCCTCGACCGCCCGGACGTGCTCGCCAAATATCGGGTGCGTATCGATGCCCCCAAGGCCGGTTTTCCCTACCTGTTGAGTAACGGGAATAAGGTCGAAGCCGGGGAGCTGGATGGCGACCGCCATTATGTGGTCTGGGAAGACCCCTTCCCGAAACCAAGTTACCTGTTTGCCCTGGTGGCCGGTGATTTTGACTTGCTGCAGGACAGCTTTGTGACCCAGAGTGGCCGCAATGTGGCGCTGGAAGTCTTTGTTGATAAAGGTAACCTGCACAAGGCGCATCATGCGATGGCCAGCCTTAAAAAATCCATGGCGTGGGATGAAAGCCGTTTTGGGCTGGAGTACGACCTCGACATCTACATGATAGTTGCAGTCGACTTCTTCAATATGGGCGCCATGGAAAACAAGGGCCTGAACATCTTTAACACCAAGTACGTACTCGCCGATACCGAAAGCGCCACTGACGATGATTTCCACGGCATTGAATCTGTAGTGGGTCACGAATACTTCCACAACTGGACCGGTAACCGCGTGACCTGTCGCGACTGGTTCCAGCTGAGCCTTAAAGAAGGGCTGACCGTGTTTCGCGATCAGGAATTCAGCTCCGACGTGGGCTCCCGTGCGGTGAATCGTATTCAGGCAATTAAGGTCATCAAAAATCAGCAGTTTGCAGAAGATTCAGGCCCAATGGCCCATCCAATTCGTCCGCAAAGCGTGATTGAGATGAATAACTTCTACACGGTAACCGTGTACAACAAGGGTGCCGAAGTTATTCGCATGATGCACACCCTGCTGGGTGAAGCCGGTTTCCAGGCGGGGATGAAGCGCTATTTCGAGCGCCACGATGGTCAGGCGGTGACCTGCGACGACTTTGTTGCGGCTATGGAAGACGCCAGTGGTGTGGATTTAAGCCAGTTCCGTTTGTGGTATAACCAGGCCGGCACCCCCACACTCAAGGTCTCTGACAGCTTTGATGCCGCGAGCGGTGAATATCGTCTGGTGGTTTTGCAGCAATTGCCGCCACAGGCGGGAGACGATGCCAAGCCGATGCATATTCCCTTTGATGTGGAGCTGCTTGGCGACGACGGCACGTCGATTGTCAACAAGGTGCTTGATGTTAAAGCGGCCCACAACGAGTTTGTGTTTGAGGGCTTAAGCGCCAGGCCTGTGCCGTCGTTGCTGCAAAATTTCTCGGCGCCGGTGAAGCTTGAGTATGACTTTACTACCGCGCAGCTTATCAGCCTGATGCGCTACGCAAGCGCTGAAGTTGCCCGCTGGGAAGCCTCGGTAAGCCTTATCAGCCGTGCTATTTGGGACAACGTGAATGCGCTCCTTGATGGCGGTGATATGGCGCTCGATACCCGGGTGGCCGATGCCTTCCGCGCTGTGCTGCTCGATGCTGAGCTTGATACCGAACTTGCCGCAGAAATTCTCAATATCCCGTCAATCAATGCCTTGATTGAGCAGGTGAACAGCGTGAATTTCGATGCGCTGGTTGCCGCCCGTACCTTTGTGCTGGAAGAGTTGTCGGCCAATCTTGAAGATGAGCTGCTGGTGCGTTATCGCGAGCTTCAAAAGCTTGATTCAGCCCCGGCTCGCGCCCTTAAAAATGCCTGCCTTGCGCTGCTTGCCCGCGGCGGTTTGTGTCCGGAAGAAATGGTCGAGTCTCAGTTCAATGACAGCAATAACATGACAGACTCGCTGGCTGCCCTCGGCGCCGCTATGGCTGGGGAACTCGATTGCCTCGACAGTTTGCTTGCACGCTTCGAACAGCGCTGGGTAGATACGCCACTGGTAATGGACAAGTGGTTTATGCTGCAGGCCAGCCGTCAGGACGATGCCGTTCTTGGCCGCATCGATGCTCTGGTGAATCATAAGGCGTTCAGCCTGAATAATCCCAACCGGGTGCGCTCTTTGATTGGCTGTTTTGCTGCCAACAATCCGGTGCAGTTTCACCGTGAAGATGGCGAGGGATATTTGCTGTTGACCCGTTACCTCAAGCAGCTCAATGGGGTGAATCCTCAGGTGGCCGCGCGGATCATCACACCGCTTATTCAGTTTGGAAAGTTCGATGAAGGCCGTAAGCAAAAGATGAAGGCCTGTTTGAACGAATTGTTGGCAATGCCTGAGTTGTCACGGGACTTGTTTGAAAAAGTGTCCCGCGCGCTGGCACATTAA
- a CDS encoding DUF2835 domain-containing protein, with protein MELFFKLRVSYDDFLPYYQGAATMVEVRDLQGRVLWINGRHFRPFVTREGVNGLFRLELDKSGNFVSLNKLE; from the coding sequence TTGGAACTTTTCTTTAAACTTCGCGTTAGCTATGATGATTTTCTGCCCTACTATCAAGGGGCTGCAACCATGGTCGAGGTCAGGGATCTTCAGGGCAGGGTGCTTTGGATCAATGGTCGGCACTTCAGGCCATTTGTTACAAGGGAAGGGGTTAACGGACTCTTTCGGCTCGAGTTGGATAAAAGCGGTAATTTTGTATCGCTGAATAAATTAGAGTAA
- a CDS encoding DUF1302 domain-containing protein yields the protein MKIVKKGFNKTALALGVASALSMGILPNAQAVSFDWGDVKGSFDSTFTLGASWRVDKRDWNDQIGKVNHPRFDWSNYSAFGNTKYTSAEIWAQPGSYSSNNDLSNLLYSQGDTTSEIFKGLHELSLKYENFGLFARGMYFYDRKLNDGSFGYSDPITGKEFDPCADKQAKEVQCKDIRLLDAFVYANFDFNDGQNPLSIRVGDQVVSWGESTLIAHGIGVINPVDLNILNAPGAELKEAFRPQGMVWASFGINENLSVEAFYQYDWEPIWVPTPGSIFATNDFAGYGGYQQNAQLGFNANPDINLDFVQAEYERLAQMIRGGAFANDTAALVRAALAYPTKVTLVEDEAEASDDGQYGVKLSYYSPELGDTEFGLYYMNYHSRRPLISGTAANFDVVPLLTDMATVGMNTGNIDRDLLLGLESFSKAQIVYPEDIQLYGFSFNTTVGETSVAGEIAHRQDEPLQIDDVELLFAAMPQQLANSDVVGGDYSYLDGLSQYTSYFGKNVEPGDYAEGFIRVDTTQAQFTLTHLFGPTLGTDNLTMLAEVGGIWIHDMPEHDELRLNGPGTARSGGKEGYEAIIQILHNGPETNPFPTDFAWGYRLVAKADYNNLFAGINVSPRVIWSHDVDGITPDPLFLFTEGRKSVAFGINFDYQSRWGADLSYSSFFGGVGTTNAMSDRDYVSFNIKYSI from the coding sequence ATGAAGATTGTTAAAAAGGGTTTTAACAAGACGGCGCTTGCTTTGGGGGTAGCGTCAGCCCTGAGTATGGGAATACTGCCCAATGCTCAGGCGGTGTCATTTGACTGGGGCGATGTGAAGGGCTCGTTTGACTCTACCTTTACCCTGGGTGCCAGTTGGCGTGTGGATAAGCGCGACTGGAACGACCAAATCGGTAAGGTAAACCACCCCAGATTCGATTGGTCCAATTATTCTGCGTTTGGAAACACCAAGTACACCTCGGCCGAGATTTGGGCTCAGCCTGGTTCGTACTCAAGCAACAACGACTTAAGTAACCTGCTTTATTCTCAGGGCGATACCACGTCCGAAATATTCAAAGGCCTGCACGAACTGTCGCTGAAGTATGAAAACTTCGGTCTGTTTGCCCGTGGTATGTACTTCTACGACCGCAAACTCAATGATGGCAGCTTTGGCTATTCCGACCCTATCACCGGCAAAGAGTTTGATCCCTGCGCCGACAAGCAGGCCAAAGAAGTGCAATGTAAGGATATCCGCCTGCTGGATGCCTTCGTATACGCCAACTTCGATTTCAACGATGGCCAGAACCCACTGTCAATTCGCGTGGGTGATCAGGTGGTGTCCTGGGGTGAAAGTACCCTTATTGCCCACGGTATCGGTGTTATCAACCCGGTTGACCTGAACATCCTCAATGCGCCTGGTGCTGAGCTGAAAGAAGCCTTCCGCCCACAGGGTATGGTATGGGCATCGTTCGGTATTAATGAAAACCTGAGCGTCGAAGCCTTCTATCAATATGATTGGGAACCCATTTGGGTACCGACGCCGGGCTCCATTTTTGCCACCAACGACTTTGCCGGTTACGGCGGTTATCAGCAAAATGCCCAGCTTGGCTTTAACGCCAACCCAGATATCAACCTCGATTTCGTTCAGGCCGAGTACGAGCGTCTGGCACAGATGATCCGCGGCGGCGCGTTTGCCAACGACACTGCAGCCCTGGTTCGCGCGGCCCTGGCTTATCCAACCAAGGTCACTCTGGTGGAAGATGAGGCCGAGGCGAGCGACGATGGTCAGTACGGTGTCAAGCTCAGCTACTATTCACCAGAGCTGGGTGATACCGAGTTTGGTCTTTACTACATGAATTACCACAGCCGCCGTCCGCTTATCAGCGGTACTGCTGCCAACTTTGATGTGGTGCCACTGCTGACCGACATGGCTACAGTGGGCATGAACACCGGTAATATCGATCGCGACCTGCTGCTGGGCCTTGAGAGCTTCTCCAAAGCGCAGATTGTGTATCCGGAAGATATTCAGCTGTATGGCTTTAGCTTTAACACCACAGTGGGCGAAACCTCGGTTGCCGGTGAAATTGCCCACCGTCAGGACGAGCCACTGCAGATTGATGACGTGGAATTGCTGTTTGCCGCCATGCCGCAGCAGCTTGCCAACTCTGACGTTGTTGGTGGCGATTACAGCTACCTCGATGGCCTGTCACAGTACACTTCGTACTTTGGCAAAAACGTCGAGCCAGGTGATTACGCCGAAGGCTTTATCCGTGTGGATACCACCCAGGCGCAGTTCACTCTGACCCACCTGTTCGGCCCAACTTTGGGTACCGATAACCTGACCATGCTGGCGGAAGTGGGCGGCATCTGGATCCACGACATGCCTGAGCACGATGAGCTGCGTCTCAACGGTCCGGGTACTGCTCGCAGTGGTGGCAAAGAAGGTTACGAAGCCATTATTCAAATTCTGCACAATGGCCCTGAAACCAACCCATTCCCAACCGACTTCGCCTGGGGTTACCGTTTGGTGGCCAAGGCCGATTACAACAACCTGTTTGCCGGGATCAACGTGTCGCCACGGGTGATTTGGTCACACGACGTGGACGGTATTACTCCTGATCCACTGTTCCTCTTTACCGAGGGACGCAAGTCGGTGGCCTTTGGCATTAACTTTGATTACCAGAGCCGCTGGGGCGCCGATTTGTCCTACAGCAGCTTCTTCGGTGGGGTAGGTACCACCAACGCCATGAGCGATCGCGACTATGTATCGTTCAATATCAAGTATTCTATCTAA